In Cupriavidus basilensis, one genomic interval encodes:
- the ruvA gene encoding Holliday junction branch migration protein RuvA, protein MIGRIAGTLIEKNPPHLLVDCHGVGYEIDVPMSTFYNLPAVGHPVTLLTQQIVREDAHLLYGFGSATERNTFRELIKITGIGARMALAVLSGMSVSELAQAITLQEAGRLTRVPGIGKKTAERLLLELKGKLGAELGAAPGSTPVHDNAVDILNALLALGYSEKEAALAIKQVPAGTGVSDGIKMALKSLSKG, encoded by the coding sequence ATGATCGGACGCATCGCCGGCACCCTCATCGAGAAGAATCCCCCGCACCTGCTGGTCGATTGCCACGGCGTCGGCTACGAGATCGACGTGCCGATGAGCACCTTCTACAACCTGCCCGCCGTCGGCCATCCCGTCACCCTGCTGACCCAGCAGATCGTGCGCGAGGACGCGCACCTGCTGTACGGCTTTGGCAGCGCCACCGAGCGCAACACCTTCCGCGAGCTGATCAAGATCACCGGCATCGGCGCGCGCATGGCACTGGCGGTGCTCTCCGGCATGTCGGTCAGCGAACTGGCGCAGGCCATCACGCTGCAGGAAGCCGGACGGCTGACGCGCGTGCCGGGCATCGGCAAGAAGACCGCCGAGCGCCTGCTGCTCGAACTCAAAGGCAAGCTGGGCGCCGAGCTTGGGGCAGCGCCCGGCAGCACGCCGGTGCACGACAACGCCGTCGACATCCTCAACGCGCTGCTTGCGCTCGGCTACTCGGAGAAAGAGGCAGCGCTGGCGATCAAGCAGGTGCCTGCCGGCACCGGCGTGTCCGACGGCATCAAGATGGCGCTGAAATCACTCTCCAAGGGTTGA
- a CDS encoding glycerophosphodiester phosphodiesterase → MLRSPRAFRALNPPRSARLPALLSALAAAVLAGCAAPPPVATAPAAAPAAPAPGPAPAVPKALVIGHRGASALRPEHTLASYQRAIDDGADVVEPDLVMTRDGVLVARHENEIGTTTNVAELPQFASRKRIKVIDGERLDGWFTEDFTLAELKTLRARERIAQVRKANTQYNDKFEIPTFDEIIDLVAKASQRSGRVIGLYPETKHPSYFRGIGLPLEEKLVATLQAHAYTRSAPVFVQSFETGNLREMRQRLAQGMPNVKLIQLMGGAKSRPADWRLAGDTRTYADMMTPIGLREVASYASGIGPEKSSVVPRDVNGNLGTPTALVRNAHAAGLLVHPYTFRPENTFLPRNLRTGGDDATRSPSGMVREVQAFLAAGIDGFFTDDPALGRQAVDTLGQ, encoded by the coding sequence ATGCTCCGCTCGCCTCGCGCGTTCCGCGCCTTGAATCCGCCCCGCTCCGCACGCTTGCCGGCGCTGTTGTCCGCGCTGGCTGCCGCGGTTCTCGCCGGCTGCGCCGCGCCGCCGCCCGTGGCCACTGCCCCGGCAGCAGCCCCGGCAGCCCCGGCCCCTGGCCCGGCCCCGGCCGTGCCCAAGGCGCTGGTGATCGGGCATCGCGGCGCGAGTGCGCTGCGCCCTGAGCACACGCTGGCGTCCTACCAACGCGCCATCGACGACGGTGCCGACGTGGTGGAACCCGACCTGGTGATGACGCGCGATGGCGTGCTGGTGGCCCGGCACGAGAACGAGATCGGCACCACGACCAACGTGGCGGAGCTGCCCCAGTTCGCCAGCCGCAAGCGCATCAAGGTGATCGACGGCGAACGCCTGGATGGCTGGTTCACCGAAGATTTCACGCTGGCCGAGCTCAAGACGCTGCGCGCGCGCGAGCGTATCGCGCAGGTGCGCAAGGCCAATACCCAGTACAACGACAAGTTCGAGATCCCCACCTTCGACGAAATCATCGATCTGGTGGCCAAGGCATCGCAACGCAGCGGCCGCGTGATCGGCCTGTACCCGGAAACCAAGCATCCGAGCTATTTCCGCGGCATCGGCCTGCCGCTGGAGGAGAAGCTGGTGGCCACGCTGCAAGCCCATGCGTACACGCGCAGCGCGCCGGTGTTCGTGCAGTCGTTCGAGACCGGCAACTTGCGCGAGATGCGCCAGCGTCTGGCCCAGGGCATGCCTAATGTGAAGCTGATCCAATTGATGGGCGGCGCGAAGAGCCGGCCTGCCGACTGGCGCCTGGCCGGCGACACCCGCACCTACGCCGACATGATGACGCCGATCGGGTTGCGCGAAGTGGCCAGCTACGCCAGCGGCATCGGCCCGGAGAAGTCCAGCGTCGTGCCCCGTGACGTCAATGGCAACCTCGGCACGCCGACCGCGCTGGTGCGCAACGCGCATGCGGCTGGCTTGCTGGTCCATCCCTATACCTTCCGTCCTGAGAACACCTTCCTGCCGCGCAACCTGCGCACCGGCGGCGACGATGCCACGCGCAGCCCCAGCGGCATGGTGCGCGAGGTGCAAGCCTTCCTCGCCGCTGGCATCGACGGCTTTTTCACCGATGATCCCGCGCTGGGACGCCAGGCGGTGGACACGCTGGGCCAATAG